A window of Limosilactobacillus sp. WILCCON 0051 genomic DNA:
CCGCAAACCAAACTGGGCGACTTTATGGAGCGCTCAACGCTTTCGGCTTTGGATGAGGTCGACGCGGTTTTATACGTGGTCGCTGCTGATGAAAAGCGCGGCCCTGGCGATAATTTCATCATGGAACGGCTTAAGCAGGTGCAAAAGCCGATCTACCTGGTCGTCAACAAGATCGATAAGGTGCATCCAAACGAGCTGCCGGCAATCGTCAAGCAGTTTGAGGATGGTACGGTCAAGTTTGCCGACGTCGTTCCGGTTTCAGCATTGAATGGCAATAACGTCAATGCTTTGATTAACAAGTTGGTCGACCAGCTGCCAAATGGTCCGCAATACTATCCCAGCGATCAGATCAGCGACCACCCCGAACGTTTCGTGATTGCCGAGATGATTCGTGAAAAAGTCTTTATGCTGACGCGCCAGGAAGTGCCGCATTCCGTTGCCGTGGATGTGATGTCGGTTAAGCGTCAAGATGATGAGACGGTCCACATCAATGCCAACATCATCGTTGAGCGGCCGGGGCAAAAGGGTATCATCATCGGTAAAAAAGGACAGATGCTCAAACAGATCGGGACCATGGCCAGAAAAGACATCGAGCATCTGCTGGGCGATCGGGTCTATCTGCAGCTGTGGGTCAAGGTGGTTCCCGGCTGGCGCGATAAATCGGCAATGCTCAAAGACTACGGCTACCGCAACAACGACTACTAAAAGGAGCTGAGAGCATGGCGCGGGAAAATACTTCCTTTGCCGGCATCGTAATGTATCGGCGCCCGTATAAAGAACGCGATCTGCTGGTTAAGTTTTTGACTGACAAGCGCGGACCGATGATGTTTTTCGTGCGGGGCGGCAATCGTTCGCATGCAAAAATCACCAGCGATATTCTGCCTTTTACGCATGGACAGTATACCGGATGGCTGGCTGATGATGGCTCGCTCAGCTATCTGAGTGCCGCGCGTGATACGCGTCAATACGTTCACCTGGGCGAAGATCCCCTGCGCAGTGCCTATGCTACCTATATTCTCGAATTAGTGGATGCAACGTTTGAAGAAGGCCGATCGATTGGCGGCTGGTTTAATCAAGTGGCGGCCGCGCTCGAGCTGATTGATAAAGGGCAGGATCCCCAGATTGCAGCCAACGTCTTGGAGGTACAGTTCCTGCCTTTATTGGGAGCCGCGCAGACTTGGGACCGCTGCACGATCTGTGGATTGAACGATCGCCCGCTGGATTTTTCCGAGGCCAACGGTGGGATGCTGTGCAGTCGGCACTGGAACCTGGATGAGCATCGATTTCACTTGGATCGCCGGACGGTTGGCTATCTGCAGCTGTTTGCCTCATTGAATCTGGCCCAGGTCAATCAGATTCAGGTTGATCAAAGCGTTAAGAATCGGCTGCGCTATACGCTGGATCGCATTTATGACGATGAGCTTGGTCTGCATTTAAAGAGCAAGCGATTCATTGATCAAATGGCGACCTGGGAAAATCAATTGAAAAATCTTCGCTCTGAAAATTGACAAGTGTAAAGTAGTTGTCTATGATAAAAGAGCAACTAAATTTAAATCTAATCGACGATGACAAAGAATCGCTGCTTACTGTCGAACCAAAGCGATCATGGGATGGTGGAAGCCATGATAACGATCAAGCAGCGTGGCACTTTAACAGTCGCTTAATTAAGCTGTTCTGCATGTCTGAGATGCAGAAAAGCAGGGTGGAACCGCGAATTAACTTCGTCCCTGCAATGACCAGTCCAGCTGGCCATTGTGGGGGCTTTTTTACGTTGAAAGGAGTCAGATTATGTCAAAGAAACTCACCGTTCAAGAGATTATTTTTACTCTTGAAAAATATTGGGCCGATCAAGGCTGTATGCTGATGCAGGCCTACGACAACGAAAAAGGTGCCGGGACGATGAGCCCATATACTTTCCTGCGGGCAATTGGGCCTGAACCATGGAACGTTGCCTACGTTGAACCTTCTCGGCGGCCTGCCGATGGGCGCTACGGTGAAAACCCCAACCGTCTTTACCAACACCACCAGTTCCAGGTTCTGATGAAGCCATCACCAGACAACATTCAAGAACTCTATTTAGGCAGCTTAAAGCAGCTGGGAATTGAGCCGCTGGAACACGATATTCGTTTTGTTGAAGACAACTGGGAAAACCCATCAATGGGCTGTGCCGGGGTTGGCTGGGAAATCTGGCTCGATGGGATGGAAGTTACGCAGTTTACCTATTTCCAAGTCGTTGGTGAGCTGCAGATGGATCCGGTAGCTGCCGAGGTTACCTATGGTCTGGAACGATTGGCTGAATACATTCAAAACGTTGACAGTGTCTATGATCTGGAATGGGCAGACGGCGTCAAGTATGGCGACATCTTCAAGGAACCAGAATATGAGCATTCCAAGTACAGTTTTGAAGAAAGCAACCAAGACATGCTGCTTCAAGAATTCAACGACTACGAGACCGAAGCCAAGCGCCTGATCAAACTGGGGCTGGTTCACCCAGCATACGACTATGTCTTGAAGTGCAGCCACACGTTCAATCTGCTGGATGCACGCGGGGCGGTTTCAGTAACGGAGCGGGCCGGCTACCTGCACCGGATTCGGATCATGGCCAAGTCGATTGCCAAGGCCTTTGTCGAAGAACGGCGCAAACGGGGCTTCCCATTGATTCATGATGAAAAGGAACGCCAGGCAACGGTCGAAAAATACACTAAGCTGGCTGAAAAAGCAGCGGCACGGGCGGCCAAGCAAGCTGCCAAGGCCAAGAAGGAGGACAAGTAAATGGCACATTCATATCTGTTGGAAATTGGGCTGGAAGAAATGCCTGCGCATGTCGTAACGCCAAGTATCAAGCAGCTGCACGAACGCGTTGCTCAATACTTAAAGGAACAGCGCATTGACTTTGCAAAGATTCAAGAATTTGCCACGCCACGCCGCTTGGCTCTTCTGATTACGGGTTTGGCCGATAAACAGCCTGATGTCAACGAATCCGTTAAGGGCCCGGCCAAAAAGATCGCTCAGGATGCAGACGGCAACTGGACTAAAGCAGCGATTGGCTTTACGCGCGGTCAAGGCGTCAGTGTCGATGATATCGAGTTTAAGGAGATCAAGGGCGTTGAATACGTCTACGTTGAAAAACACGTTGACGGCAAGCCGGTTGCTGAGGTTTTGCCCGGCTTAAAGGACGTCATTGAAGCCATGAACTTCCCAACGATGATGAAGTGGGGCCGTCACTCATTGCAGTTCGTTCGGCCGATTCGCTGGCTGGTATCGCTTTTAGATGATGAGGTCGTGCCATTTTCGATCCTGGACGTAACGGCTGGCCGCATGACGCGTGGTCACCGTTTCCTGGGTCATGACGTGGAGATCAAGCATGCCGAAGACTACGA
This region includes:
- the glyQ gene encoding glycine--tRNA ligase subunit alpha, which gives rise to MSKKLTVQEIIFTLEKYWADQGCMLMQAYDNEKGAGTMSPYTFLRAIGPEPWNVAYVEPSRRPADGRYGENPNRLYQHHQFQVLMKPSPDNIQELYLGSLKQLGIEPLEHDIRFVEDNWENPSMGCAGVGWEIWLDGMEVTQFTYFQVVGELQMDPVAAEVTYGLERLAEYIQNVDSVYDLEWADGVKYGDIFKEPEYEHSKYSFEESNQDMLLQEFNDYETEAKRLIKLGLVHPAYDYVLKCSHTFNLLDARGAVSVTERAGYLHRIRIMAKSIAKAFVEERRKRGFPLIHDEKERQATVEKYTKLAEKAAARAAKQAAKAKKEDK
- the era gene encoding GTPase Era, whose product is MDNPNFKSGFVALIGRPNVGKSTLLNYVVGQKVAIMSNVAQTTRNKIQGIYTTNEAQIVFIDTPGVHKPQTKLGDFMERSTLSALDEVDAVLYVVAADEKRGPGDNFIMERLKQVQKPIYLVVNKIDKVHPNELPAIVKQFEDGTVKFADVVPVSALNGNNVNALINKLVDQLPNGPQYYPSDQISDHPERFVIAEMIREKVFMLTRQEVPHSVAVDVMSVKRQDDETVHINANIIVERPGQKGIIIGKKGQMLKQIGTMARKDIEHLLGDRVYLQLWVKVVPGWRDKSAMLKDYGYRNNDY
- the recO gene encoding DNA repair protein RecO — its product is MARENTSFAGIVMYRRPYKERDLLVKFLTDKRGPMMFFVRGGNRSHAKITSDILPFTHGQYTGWLADDGSLSYLSAARDTRQYVHLGEDPLRSAYATYILELVDATFEEGRSIGGWFNQVAAALELIDKGQDPQIAANVLEVQFLPLLGAAQTWDRCTICGLNDRPLDFSEANGGMLCSRHWNLDEHRFHLDRRTVGYLQLFASLNLAQVNQIQVDQSVKNRLRYTLDRIYDDELGLHLKSKRFIDQMATWENQLKNLRSEN